In Acidobacteriota bacterium, the DNA window GCCGAGCGTGTCACCTCGATCTGACACCCGGACAGCATGCCTCACAGTCCAACAAAGTCGACAATATCGAGACCCTTCGCCGGATTCCGATCGAGGGATCGATCCCGGATTGAACCATCTTTTCGGCGGGGGAGGCGGTCGTCATGTGTTAACTTTGGAGCGCTCTCAGAGGTATCGGAATCTCGCGCGAGATTTCAGGGTTGATCGATCCGAACGGGGTTGAGAAATGTCGGCCAGAAAAATGAGACTGAGTCGGATTCATACCGTTGTTGCGGTGCTTGGAGCTCTCCTGTGTGCTCGTGCAGACGATGTCTACGCGCAGCTCGCGGACCAGGTACCGGAGGTACTCGAGGAGGTGGGCGTGACCGAGCACCTGGATGCCAAGCTTCCCCTCGACCTCGAGTTTCGAGACGAGGACGGGAACTGGGTCGAGCTTGGCAGCTTCTTCGACGGCGAACGCCCGGTGATCCTGACCCTCAACTACTACCGCTGCCCCATGCTCTGCGGTTTGATGCTCAACGGGGTGGTGGACGGTCTCGAGGGCATGGACTGGACCCCGGGCGAGGAGTTCGAAATTGTTACCGTCAGCATAGACCCGCTGGAGACCCCCGAACTCGCGCGGGCGAAGAAGCAGAACTACCTCAAGCGTCTTGATCGGCCAGCGGCGGCGAGTGGCTGGCACTTCATGACCGGGCGTGAGCTCGAAATCAAACGGCTCGCAGAAACTGTGGGTTTCTCATTCACCTACGATCCGGCGACCAAGGAGTACGCCCACGCGGCCGTAATCTTCGTCTGTACTCCAGACGGAAGGGTAGCTCGTTATCTCTACGGAATCGAATACCCACCCAAGCGACTCAAGCTCGCGCTGCTCGAATCGTCCGAGGGAAAGGTCGGGTCTACACTTGACCAGCTGATTCTCTACTGTTATCACTACGACCCGACAAATCGCCGCTACACACCTGTCGCAATGAATATTATGCGCGTTGGTGGAGGCGCTACTGTTTTGGTACTGGGAATCTTCATCGGAGGATACTGGCTCCGCGACTGGCGGCGAAAGAACCGAGATGACGCAAAGGAAACGGCTGCATGACCGATCTCAATTTGGCACGGTCGATCCCGGTGTGGACCGCCATGGCGCCCGACCCGGAGGATGGCAGTTTTTGGCTGCCGCCCCAGATCTCGACTGCGGCTTCGAGCGTCGATTGGCTGTTCAACTTCATCCTCGCCATTTCGGTGTTCTTCTTCATCCTGATCGTTGTCGTAATGGTGATCTTCGTCGTCAAGTATCGGCGTCGGGAGGGAGAGGCCGCTGAGCAATCAGCGAGCCACAACCTGCCGCTGGAGCTGACCTGGACGGCCATACCGACCCTGATCGTCATCGCGATTTTCATCTTCGGGTTCAAGGGCTTCCTCGACATGGCGACGCCTCCGGCCAATGCCTATCAGGTT includes these proteins:
- a CDS encoding SCO family protein; the protein is MLGALLCARADDVYAQLADQVPEVLEEVGVTEHLDAKLPLDLEFRDEDGNWVELGSFFDGERPVILTLNYYRCPMLCGLMLNGVVDGLEGMDWTPGEEFEIVTVSIDPLETPELARAKKQNYLKRLDRPAAASGWHFMTGRELEIKRLAETVGFSFTYDPATKEYAHAAVIFVCTPDGRVARYLYGIEYPPKRLKLALLESSEGKVGSTLDQLILYCYHYDPTNRRYTPVAMNIMRVGGGATVLVLGIFIGGYWLRDWRRKNRDDAKETAA